The genomic stretch AGCGCGTGGGCCTTGCCGCGGTTGTCCACGACCAGCGAGGGGACCGCGGCCTGCGCGCGCTCGGTGATGACGAGGTCGCCCCGCGTGCGCGCTTCCTCCAGCGTCGCGATCAGGAGCGGCGGCGCCGTGGTCGGCGCGTGGAGCCAGAACACGAGCAGCGCGCCGTGGGTGTGCGCCTGGCCCACCAACACGCTCCCGGCCAACCGCCGGAGCTCGGGGCTGATGACCCCGGTCGTGATGGAGCCGATGTCGGCGTCAGGGGGCAGAATCCGCATGCGCTCGGCCATCGCGGCCGCCGGCCTGGCGGACAGGGCGGCCGCGCCCAGGGCGAAGTCACGCAAGAACTCTCGTTTCGTCATCGTCCAGTCTCCTCGGCGAAGAGTCGCTTCGCCTGATTAGACCGGAGGCGTCCGCAAACGTTTCCCGGCGTCCGGGCGGGTGGCGCTCAGCGCGTGATACGCAGGACGACGCGCACCCGAGCCGGGAGCGCGGCGGGCTCGTGGTCGGCCGCCCAGGCGCCGAGACGGCCGAGCGCCCGCGCGAATTCCGGATAAGCCGAGTCCGAGAGCTGGAGCTCTACGATCGTTGCCTCGCCGGTCCGCCAGCGTCCGACTTCGGTGGCGCCGACGCGCGCGGCGAGCTCGCCGAGCGCCGCTTCGGCCGCATCGCGATCCTCCACCACCAGCCGGCCCGACACCGTCGGTGGAGCCAGGGCGCCGGCGCCAGCGGGCGGGGCGATGAAAGCAGGCGGGCCGGCGCCAGCGGGCGGGGCGGCGCCAGCGATGGGCTGCTGCGCCTCGCGCCTCGCTTCCAGGGACGGAGTCACGACGCGCGATGGCGCCCTGCCAGGCGATTCGAGCACGCGCGGCGCCGCCACCTCCGGCGGGGGTGACTCGATCACGCGCGGCGGCGCCATCTTGGGCGCTTCCGCGGGCTTGTCCGCCATCTCGGGCACGGAGGGCGCGGAGCGTGGCGCCTCGATGGTCCGATCGCGCGCCATCGCGGGCGCTTCTTTGCGGATGGGGCTTGGCGCCCGCCCTTCGGGGGCGGCCTGACGAGCGAGCGGGCGCGCCTTGGCCGGCTCGCGCCCCGGCGGCGGAGCCTTCGCCTCGCCCGGCGGCGGGGTATCCTGGCGCGCCGCCTGCTGCAGCTCCGGCGTGCGCTGGACGAGGTAGACGGCGCCGACGGCGACCAGGACGAGCGCGGCGGCCTCGAGCGGCAGCTTCACCGGCAGCGGCACGAACAGCCCGCGGAGCAGGCGCCGGTGCCACGGCGTCGGAGGGACGGCGCCGAGGACGCGAGCGGCGAAGCCGGCCGGCGCGCGCAGGCGCGGCATCCCGCGGAGGAGCGCCAGCATGCGTTGAAAGGTCTCCCACTCGCGCCGGCAGTCGGGGCACGCCGCCAGGTGCGCCTCGCAGGCGGCGCGCTCGGCGTCGGGAACGGCCTGGTCGGCCAGCTCCGAGAACATGGCGCGCGCGTGGTCGCAGGTCATGGCAGGAACTTCTCCAGCTTTTCTCTGAGCTCCAGGCGTGCGCGGTGCAGGCGCGAGCGCACGGTGCCGAGCGTCAGCCCGAGCGTGTCGGCGATCTCCTCGTAGGACAGGCCCTCCAGGTCGCGCAGGACGACCACGATGCGGCGCTCGTCGGGCAGCTCGGCGATCGCCCGGTGGAGCGCCGCCTCCGTCTCGCTCCGCTCCATCCGGGCCGCCGCGTCGCCATCGGCGCTGGGCAGACCGGTCAGCGTCTCCTCGGTCTCCCGGGCCCGCGCCATCCGCCGCTCGCCGGAGGCGAGCCGGTTGAGGCACAGGCGCGAGGTGATCGCGTAGAGCCAGGTGGAGAGCTTGGCCTCCCCCCGGAACTCGGCGATTCCCTGGTGAACGCGGAGAAACACCTCCTGCGCAGCTTCTTCGGCCTCGGCGCGGCTGCCCAGCATGCGGTAGGCGATGCTGAAGACGCGGTGCTGGTAGCCCACGACGAGGTCCTCGAAGGCGCGGGCGTCGCCTGCCCGGAGCCGCTCGAGCACCTCCGCCGCTGTTGCCTCCTGCATCCTTAGACCATAGGGCCCGGCGAAAGTTCCCGGCCATTGGCGCGGCCGTCCTCCTCGGCGGGTGCGCCAAGAGCCCGGTCACGCAATGGTGGCGGGTCGGGACGTGCCTGGTCATCTACGAGACGAATGGCAATGATCGGCAGATCGTGGTGGCCGGTCAGACGGGCGACCTCGAGCGCGACACGCTGACCGCGCAGGGGGCGCTTCACTGAGGCCGGCCAGGGAGGGTCGTCGCCGTCCCTCCGCCTCCGGCTAGTGCCGTTCCAACTATTCGCGCCTAGGAAGGCACCGTGTACGTCGTTCGTGGACAGATTTAGTATCAACAAGTTGGAACGGCACTAGACCACGGCCGACATGCCGCCGTCGAAGTTGACGGCGGTGCCCGTGATGTAGCCGGCCCGCTCGGAGGACAGGAAGGCCACGAGATCGGCGAACTCTTCCGCCTCGCCGACGCGGCCGATGGGCACGCGCCGCGCGACGTCCTTGTAGTACCCCTCGAGATCCCCCTTGGCGCGGCGCTCCCACTGGGCGCTCTTGACGAGCCCCAGGCACACGGTGTTGACGAGGATGCGGTCGGGGGCGTACTCGCCGGCCAGCGCCTTCGTGAGGTTGATCCCGGCCGCGCGGGTCACGGTGGTGGGCAGCGCCCGGGGCGCGGGAGCCTTGCCGCCGACCGTGGTGACGTTGATGATCCGGCCGCCCCCGCGCCGCTTCATGTGAGGCACCACCAGCCGGCAGAAGCGCACCGCCGCCATCAGCTTGATGTCGATGTCCCGTTGCCAGGCGGCGTCGTCGACCTGCTCGAAGGCGGCCGCCGCCGAGGTGCCCGCGTTGTTCACCAGGATGTCCACCGCCCCGAACTGCGCCACCACCGCGGCGACGAACGCCTCGACGTCAGCCGGGCGGGTGACGTCCGCCGGCCGCGCCAGCACCTCGCCGCCGGTGGTGGTCCGGACGTGATCGGCGGCGCGCTCCAGCACGTCCTTGCGCCGCGCGCAGATCGCGACGCGCGCGCCCTCGCGCGCGAAGCGCTCGGCGCACGCGCGCCCCAGCCCCTCGCTGCCTCCCGTGACGATCGCCACCTTGCCGGCCAGCCCTAGCTCCAGCATCGCGTGCCCTCCCGCGGGGTATGATAGCTCGGGTATGGCCTTCACCAGCGACCTCTGGCGCGCCATCGGCGCGATCTGGACGTCGATCCTCGGCCATCCCTTCCTCCAGGCGCTCACCGACGGCTCGCTGCCACGGGATAGCTTCCGGTTCTACGTCGTGCAGGACGCGCTCTACCTGCGCGAGTTCGCGCGCGCGCTGTCGCTCGCCGCCGCCCGCGCCCCCGAGGACGAGTGGATCATCATGTTCAACGAGCACGCCGCCGGCGCCCTCCGGGTCGAGCGCGCGCTGCACGAGTCCTTCGTCAAGGAGTTCGGCCTGGCGCCCGGGGAGGTGGCGGCGACGCCGCTGGCGCCCACCAACCTGGCCTACACGAGCTATCTGCTGGCGGTGGCCTACGGCGCGCCCTTTCACGAGGCGATGGCGGCGCTGCTGCCGTGCTATTGGATCTACTGGGAGGCGGGCAAGCATCTGGAGCGGGCCGGCTCGCCGGAGCCGCTCTATGAGCGGTGGATCGGCACCTACGCCTCCGAGGAGTTCGGATCCGTCGTGCGGGCGGTCCTGGAGGCGACCGACCGCATCGCGGAGCGGCTGGGCCCGGCCGAGCGCCGGGCGATGACGCGGCACTTCGTCGCCACCAGCCGCTACGAGTGGATGTTCTGGGAGATGGCCTACCGCCGCGAGTCCTGGCCCCTGTGACGGCGCTCCTCTTCGATCTCGACGACACGCTCCTGGACTACTCCACCGGCGTGGAAGTGTGCTGGGGGGAGAGCTGCGCGACGGTCGCCGCGCCCGCCGGCGTCGATCCCGTCGCGCTCGCGCAGGCCGTCGCGGAGGTCCAGCGCTGGTTCTGGGCGGATCCGGTCCGTCACCGTCGCGAGCGGATCGACATGATCGCCGCCTGGGGAAAGATCGCCGCCGGCGCGCTGGAGTGCACGGGTGGCGCGCGCGATGGCCTGGCCGCCGCCCTGGCCGAGGACTTCGCGGGGCGCCGGCGGGCGGCGATGCGCCTGTTCCCCGACGCGCTCGACGTCCTCGCGCGCTTCCGGCTCCGCGGCGTCCCTCTGGGGCTCGTCACCAACGGCGACGCGCGCCTGCAGCGCGAGAAGATCCAGCGGTACGATCTCGCCCGCTTCTTCGACGTCCTCGTGATCGAGGGCGAGTTCGGCGCCGGCAAGCCCGACGCCGAGGTCTTCCATCACGCGCTCGCCGTGCTGGGCACGGCACCCGCCGCCGCCTGGATGGTCGGCGACCACCTCGTGTGGGACGTGGCGGGCGCGCAGGGCGCCGGCCTGCGCGCGGCGTGGATCGACCGCCGACGTGGAGGGCTGCCCGCCGCGAGCCCGGCGCGTCCCGATCGCATCGTCCACTCGCTCAGCGAGCTCAGCGACCTCGGCTGACGACCGTTTGCCGAGAGGGCCCTCGGGCCCGCGGTGCCGGCGCTGCTTGCCCGGTCGTCCCGCGGTTGCCGAGTTGTCATCCGCGGCGAGAAGTTGACCGGTTCGGCCCCCATATCCGGGGCTCCGTCCCGCCCGCAGCCCCCACCACTATGGTGGGAAGACGAACAAAAAGTTCGCGAATTTCTGGCAGGTTTGTTGCTATGTAAGGTGCGCTCCTGTTTGAAACGGCAGTCGCCCCCAAGGAGGGGGCACGCATGCGACGACTCGGACTCCTGGTAGTCGGCCTCGCGCTGATGGCGACGACGGGCTGTGGGACCATCGCTCGACTCATGGGGCCCGAAGTCGACGTCACCGGCACCTGGAGCGGAATGTGGCTGGGCTACGGGATCGTCGCGCCCTCCGAAGAGCTCTCCACGTTCGCCGGCTCTGCGGGCACTGCCCCGCGCACGACCCGGCGCGGAATCATCGCGATCCCCCGGGAACTCCCGGCCTTCGTCGAGCTGACCCAGAACGGCAGTCGCGGGTACGGACGCATCATCCTCGACGGCACCGCCGCCGCCGAAGCGGTCCCCGTGGCGATCCGCGTGGCGGGCTCGGGGGGCTCGCGCGTGCTCTTCGAAGTGTCGGGCTCCCGGATCTTCATGACGCACGAGCTGGGGTCGTTGAGCTTCGCCGCCGAGTTCAGGGTCGAGGGGGACCAGATGGTCGGCCACATCCGCGGCGCCGAGCCGCCGGTGCGGATCATCCTGGCGCGCGAGAGTCACGAAGTGCCGCGCGGGCCCGGGTCGGGCACGCTGCTGCCGCCACCACTGCGGCCACCCACGCCCGCGCCCGTGGCCCCGGCCATGCCTCCCAAGGGGGCCGAAGCGCCCAAGGGGGCCGAAGCGCCCAAGGAGGCCGAAGCGCCCAAGGAGGGCGAAGCGCCCAAGGAGGGCGAGGCCCCCAAGGGGCCCGAGGTGGCGGTGGCCCCGCAGCAGCCGGCCCCCGCGCCCGAGGCGGGGCGCCCACAGCCGAAGGAGTTCGCCGGGGTTCCCGAGCTGCAGTCGGTGTACTTCGACTTCGACAAGGCCGACCTGGGCGCCGGTGAGGCCTTGGTGCTCGACAAGAACGCCGAGTGGCTGAAGAGCAACGACATGAGGGTGCTCATCGAGGGGCACGCCGACGAGCGCGGCACCAACGAGTACAACCTCGCGCTCGGTGAGCGGCGCGCCAAGGCGGCCCGCGAGCATCTGATCTCGCGCGGGATCGACGCGGACCGCATCACGACGGTGAGCTACGGCGAGGAACGGCCGGCCTGCACCGAGAGGAACGAAGAGTGCTGGAAGCGGAACCGGCGCACTGACCTCCTCGTCAGGCCCAAGTAGTCCCGGACCGCTCCACCCCGAGGCCGTGTCGCGCTGATCGAGGGTTCGGCCGGCGCGGCGACCATCGCCCGCCGGCCGCCTCGGGTCGTCTGACGTCCCTACCCCCCGCCTCGCCCGTCCCGCCCGAAGCCTGCGGGGCGCTCCTCTCCGAAGGCCGCGCTGACGAACGTCGCGGTCAGCGTGGGATCGGCGGCGGCGTCGAGAAATATACGAGCCCGGCCTGGGCGGCGAGCCCCAGGACGTAGAGGACCTGCGGCAACCAGAGCCCCCGCACGACCCAGGCCGCGTAGGCCGATCCGATCAGGACGATCGGCACGCACAGCCACGAGGGCAGGCTCAGCAGCCGGAAGAACGGCTCGGTCAGCAGCAGGAGGACGATGAGGACGAAGACGAGCGCGAGCAGCACGATGAAGAGAACGATCGGAGTCAGCATGAAGAAGGAGACCATCATGAGGAGCGCGTCCGTGCGGCCCGATTGCGGGTCCCGAAACGCGGCCCACGTTTCCGGCTGGCTGGCCAGCAGGACGATCAAGCGGTAGACCGGCTCGAGGAGGCCGAAGTACCACGCGATCCACCCCAGCGCGACGAGTACCAGCGCCGCCGACGGCAGCCAGCGCACCCGCATCGGGGCCTATTCTAAGCGTTATGATAGGCGCCCGATCAACGAGAGATTTTGGAGGTTTCCATGAGCGAGGACCTGCTGGAGGTCGTCAAGGACGGGGTGGCGGTGCTCACCATGAACCGCCCGGATCGGCTCAACGCCCTGTCGGGGCCGATGCTGGAAGCGATGCTGGAGGCGCTGCCCCGGCTGGCCGAGAGCGCCGAGGCGGCGGTCGTCGTACTCACCGGCGCCGGCCGCGCCTTCTGCGCCGGCGGCGACGTCAAGGCGATGGCGGAGGGGCGCGAGTTCGGCGGCACCACCCTCGAGGAGAAGGCGCCGGCGCTGCGCTCGCGCATGGAGGTCTCCCGCTGGCTGCACGAGATGCCCAAGCCGACGATCGCCATGGTGCGGGGGGCCGCCGCCGGGGCCGGGCTGTCGCTGGCGCTGGCCTGCGACCTGAGGATCGCCAGCGACACCGCGCGCTTCGCCACAGCCTTCGCGCGCGTGGGCTACTCGGGCGACTTCGGCGGCTCCTTCTATCTCACCCAGCTGGTGGGCACGGCCAAGGCGCGCGAGCTCTACTTCACGGCCGACGTCGTGGACGCGCCCCAGGCGCTGCAGCTCGGCCTCGTCAATCGGGTGGTCTCCGACGCGCGGCTGGAGGAGGAGACGATGGCGTTGGCGACGCGGCTCGGGCGGGGACCGCGGATCGCCTACCGCTACATGAAGCGGAACTTCAACGCGGCCGAGAGCGGCACGCTCAAGGACCTGCTCGACCTCGAGGCCTGGCATCACACCCGCTGCGGCATGACCGACGACCACCGCGAGGCGGCCAAGGCCTTCGTGGAGAAGCGCGAGCCCGTGTTCCGGGGCCGGTAGATGACGTCGAGCGGCTGATCGGCGAGGCCGCGCGCTGACCAACGCCTTCATGAAGGTGTGGCTCGCGCCGTCGGCGCGCGGAGGGCGCCGGCCGGGTGCGTGGGCGCCGGCCCGATCATCTGCCGGACGCGGGCGATCAGGGTGTCGTTGTCGAACGGCTTGGGGAGCACGGCGAGGGCGCGCCGGTCGCCCGCCGGCGGGACGGCCTCGCCGACGCCCGAGACGATGAGCACGGGCAGGTCGTTCCAGGCCGGATTCGCGCGCAGCCGCCGGAGAAACTCGCATCCATCCATCCCCGGCATTTGAAGATCCAGAAGGATGAGCTGGGGGCGCAGCGCGGGCAGCCGCTCGAGCGCGGCCGAGGCCGAGGCGAAGCCGGCGGCCGGGTAGCCGAAGTCCTCCAGGACCGCCACCAGGATCTGCCGCAGGTAGTCACGATCGTCCACGACGAGTACCTGGGCGTCCACGTCCCGCGCCATGTTATCGAAGGACGAGTGCAATTCCGGTGCCCGGCCTCGTCGCGCGTTCCGAGGCGCACTTGCCGTGGCTGCCGCCGCCGCGGTGACGCTTTGACGAGGGACCGTGTCAGATGTACCCCGGTCCCTCGATGACCGGGTGCGCGGCGAGGAACGCCTCGTCCACCTCCAGCCCGATCCCCGGCGCCTCCAGCGGGCGGACGCAGCCGTCGGGGCCGATCTGATAGGGCGCCGGGCTCACGAGCTCGTCGCGGAAGAGGTTGCCCTTCGAGACGTCGCCCTCGAAGTAGCCGCCGTTGTCGATGGCGGCGAGGAAGTGGATGGACGCCGCCATGTTCAAGCCTGTCATGGAGGTGTGCGGGTTGATGGAGAGCTTCCAGGCCGAGGCGAGCGCGGCGATGCGCAGCGCCTCGGTGAGGCCGCCCGTCTTGGAAAGATCGGGCTGCAGGATGCTGATCACGCGGTCCTCGATCACGCGGGTGAACTCGAAGCGCGTGTAGTGGTTCTCGCCCGCCGCCAGCGGTACCCGGCCGAACGTGGCCGCCATCGCATAGCTGCGATGGTCGTGAGCGGGAAAAGGCTCCTCCAACCACCCCACGCCCTGGGCCTCGAGCCCGGGCATCACCTGGCGCGCGTCGGCGAGGCGGTAGCCCGTGTTGGCATCCACCAGAATGGTCAGCTCGTCGCCGAACGCCTTGCGCACGGCCGCGACACGGGCCAGGTCGCGGGCGGGGGAATCGCCGACGCGCAGCTTCACGGCGCGGTAGCCGGCGGCGACGAGCCCGCGCGCCTCCTCCACCAGCGCCTCCGGCTCTTGCCAACCGAGCGACACGCCGCCGGCATAGGCCGGGATCGCCCGCGCGGCGCCGCCCAGCAGGCGATAGAGCGGCCAGCCCGTGGCCTGGCCGCGGATGTCCCATAGCGCCATGTCGAGCCCGCTCATGGCGATGGCGGTGGCCGCGCCCAGGCCATGGCTGCCCAGCTGCATCTGGTAGATGCGCGTCCAGACGCCGATGACGTCGGCAGCATCCAGGCCCAGCACGAGCTGTCGCAGCGTGGTGTTCAGGTGGTGCGCGACGGCGCCCGGGGAGCGGCCGTGATGCGACTCCGCCCAGCCGGCCAGGCCGTCGTCGGTGACGACCTTGACGACGACGGCGTCGCGCTTGACGGCGCGGCCGATGCCGAGCGTGACGCTGGCCCCGGGCGGCACCGGAAACGAGGTGGGGTACGCCTTGACGTCGACGATACGCATGGTGGCCTCCCGATGCGTACAATAGCCCCGCCATGAGCGACGCGGAAGACCGCGAGCGGGCCATCGAGCTGTGGCGCGAGGCGTATCGCCGCCAGATGGACGGCGACCTGGAGGGCGCCGTCGAGCTCTACCGGCGCTCGATCGCGATGTACCCCACCGCCGAGGCGCACACCTTCCTGGGCTGGACCTATAGCTTCCAGGGACGGCTCGAGGAAGCGACCGCGGAGTGCCTCAAGGCCATCGAGGCCGATCCCGACTTCGGCAACCCCTACAACGACATCGGTGTCTACCTGATGCAGCAAGGCAAGCTCGACGAGGCGGTCCCCTGGCTCGAGAAGGCCAAGCTCGCTGCCCGCTACGAGCCGCGGCAGTTCCCGTACATGAACCTGGGACGGATCTACATCAAGCTCGGACGCTGGCCGGACGCGCTGCGGGAGTTCGAGGGAGCGGTGCGCGTGGCACCGGAGGACGCCGAGGCGTACAAGGCGCTCCACGGCCTGCTCGCCCGGCTGAACGGGCATCACGTCCGATCCGAGGGGCCCGTCCGAGGAGGACACTGAGATGGCGATCACCGACTCCAGTCACCTGTACGACGTCGAGCGGCGCACCTGTCACGCCGAGCGACCGGGCTTCAGGATCACCGAGCTGACCATCGGCCCCAGCCCGCAGGTGCCCTGGCGCTATCACACCCGCGTCCAGGACACTTTCTCCGTGCTCGAGGGCGGCGGCGGCTCTTCCTGCGCGATCCCAAGGACGAGATCAAGCTCGGAGGCGGCGAGACCTACGTCGTGCGGGCGGGGCGGCCGCACCTCGTAGTGAACGGCGGCCAGACCTCCGCCACGTTTCTCCCTGAAGGCGATCGGCGAGTACGACTTCGTCCCGCTGACGTCGCATGATCTGAGATAGCGCTACGTTCGAGTCGCGAGGCGAGCGCTGAAGATCGTCGTCGGGCTCCTGCTCGTCGCCGCGGCCTTCCTCGGCCTGAGCCTGCTGAGCTTCTGGCTCACCGTGCGGCCGCCGCGGATCGCCATCCCGCTGAGCCCGCGGGATTTCAACCTGCGCGTCGAGGACGTGGCGATCCGCACCGCCGACGGCCTGACGCTGGCCGCCTGGCTCGCGCCGCGACCGGGCGCTCCCGCGGTCATCCTCCTCCACGGTTATCCCGCCGAAAAGGCCGACCTGTTGCCGCTGGCCGCCACGCTCCACGCCCGCTTCACGGTGCTGCTGGTGGACCTGCGCTACTTCGGCCGGAGCGAAGGGCGCGTCACCACACTGGGCTTCCGTGAGCGCGGCGACCTCCGCCGGGCGGTCGATCTCCTCCACGCCCGCGGGCTGGCGCCGGTGGGGGTTTTTGGATTTTCGCTGGGCGGCGCCGTCGCCATCCTGGCGGCAGCCGAGGACCCGCGTATCCGGGCGGTCGCGGCCTACGCCGCCTTCGCCGACCTCAAGACGCTGGGCCGCGAAGTCTACGCGCACTTTTTGTTCCTCAAAGAGCCGCTGGTCGAGCTGATGCTGCTCTGGGGGCGGCTCTTCCTCGGCGCCGACATCACACGCCCCTCGCCCGCCGCCGCGGCGGCCCGTCTGGGCATTCCCGTGCTGATCGTCCACAGTCGCCAGGACGAGCAGATTCCCTTTGCCCACGCCCAGCGGTTGCGGCAGGCGCTCGCCGGCAACCCGGGGGCGGAGTTCGAGCTCATGGACCGGGGCCGCCACGGGGAGCTGGGGCCGCACTTCGAGCGACGCATCACCGACTTCTTCCTGAGCCACCTGAAGTGACGCCATCCCGGCGCGCACCACTCTGACATTCGGCTGACGTCTCGCCTGTCAGCGTGACACCCCGCGCGGCCGGCGACCGGCGCCCCCGGACGTAACCCGTTGATTCTTGGCCCGCCGCCGCCCCTCCGGCCCTGGCACAGTCGTTGCGACCCTGCTCTATAATTGCTGCCGAGGGGAGCATGAAGCCGAGGTTCCGCTCGTTGAAGCTGGAAGACGTCAAGGAGCTGCAGGAGTTGGTCGCCGCGCAGGTCGGCTCGATCGAGCCCGGCCTCAAGCTGCTCGATACGCGGGTGCTGCTGGGTGGCGCCACGATCGATCTGATCACGCTCGACGCCGCCGGCACCCTCACGCTGGTGGCCCTGGGCTTCCAGGCCGACGACGAGCTGATGCTGCGCGCTCTCGAGGCCTACTCGTGGTGCCTCGAGTATCCCGACGCGATCCGGCGGCTCTATCCGACGGTCCGGCTCTCGGCCGGCGAGCCG from Candidatus Methylomirabilota bacterium encodes the following:
- a CDS encoding zf-HC2 domain-containing protein — protein: MTCDHARAMFSELADQAVPDAERAACEAHLAACPDCRREWETFQRMLALLRGMPRLRAPAGFAARVLGAVPPTPWHRRLLRGLFVPLPVKLPLEAAALVLVAVGAVYLVQRTPELQQAARQDTPPPGEAKAPPPGREPAKARPLARQAAPEGRAPSPIRKEAPAMARDRTIEAPRSAPSVPEMADKPAEAPKMAPPRVIESPPPEVAAPRVLESPGRAPSRVVTPSLEARREAQQPIAGAAPPAGAGPPAFIAPPAGAGALAPPTVSGRLVVEDRDAAEAALGELAARVGATEVGRWRTGEATIVELQLSDSAYPEFARALGRLGAWAADHEPAALPARVRVVLRITR
- a CDS encoding sigma-70 family RNA polymerase sigma factor produces the protein MLERLRAGDARAFEDLVVGYQHRVFSIAYRMLGSRAEAEEAAQEVFLRVHQGIAEFRGEAKLSTWLYAITSRLCLNRLASGERRMARARETEETLTGLPSADGDAAARMERSETEAALHRAIAELPDERRIVVVLRDLEGLSYEEIADTLGLTLGTVRSRLHRARLELREKLEKFLP
- a CDS encoding SDR family oxidoreductase yields the protein MLELGLAGKVAIVTGGSEGLGRACAERFAREGARVAICARRKDVLERAADHVRTTTGGEVLARPADVTRPADVEAFVAAVVAQFGAVDILVNNAGTSAAAAFEQVDDAAWQRDIDIKLMAAVRFCRLVVPHMKRRGGGRIINVTTVGGKAPAPRALPTTVTRAAGINLTKALAGEYAPDRILVNTVCLGLVKSAQWERRAKGDLEGYYKDVARRVPIGRVGEAEEFADLVAFLSSERAGYITGTAVNFDGGMSAVV
- the tenA gene encoding thiaminase II, with the translated sequence MAFTSDLWRAIGAIWTSILGHPFLQALTDGSLPRDSFRFYVVQDALYLREFARALSLAAARAPEDEWIIMFNEHAAGALRVERALHESFVKEFGLAPGEVAATPLAPTNLAYTSYLLAVAYGAPFHEAMAALLPCYWIYWEAGKHLERAGSPEPLYERWIGTYASEEFGSVVRAVLEATDRIAERLGPAERRAMTRHFVATSRYEWMFWEMAYRRESWPL
- a CDS encoding HAD family hydrolase, translating into MTALLFDLDDTLLDYSTGVEVCWGESCATVAAPAGVDPVALAQAVAEVQRWFWADPVRHRRERIDMIAAWGKIAAGALECTGGARDGLAAALAEDFAGRRRAAMRLFPDALDVLARFRLRGVPLGLVTNGDARLQREKIQRYDLARFFDVLVIEGEFGAGKPDAEVFHHALAVLGTAPAAAWMVGDHLVWDVAGAQGAGLRAAWIDRRRGGLPAASPARPDRIVHSLSELSDLG
- the pal gene encoding peptidoglycan-associated lipoprotein Pal, with the protein product MRRLGLLVVGLALMATTGCGTIARLMGPEVDVTGTWSGMWLGYGIVAPSEELSTFAGSAGTAPRTTRRGIIAIPRELPAFVELTQNGSRGYGRIILDGTAAAEAVPVAIRVAGSGGSRVLFEVSGSRIFMTHELGSLSFAAEFRVEGDQMVGHIRGAEPPVRIILARESHEVPRGPGSGTLLPPPLRPPTPAPVAPAMPPKGAEAPKGAEAPKEAEAPKEGEAPKEGEAPKGPEVAVAPQQPAPAPEAGRPQPKEFAGVPELQSVYFDFDKADLGAGEALVLDKNAEWLKSNDMRVLIEGHADERGTNEYNLALGERRAKAAREHLISRGIDADRITTVSYGEERPACTERNEECWKRNRRTDLLVRPK
- a CDS encoding enoyl-CoA hydratase — its product is MSEDLLEVVKDGVAVLTMNRPDRLNALSGPMLEAMLEALPRLAESAEAAVVVLTGAGRAFCAGGDVKAMAEGREFGGTTLEEKAPALRSRMEVSRWLHEMPKPTIAMVRGAAAGAGLSLALACDLRIASDTARFATAFARVGYSGDFGGSFYLTQLVGTAKARELYFTADVVDAPQALQLGLVNRVVSDARLEEETMALATRLGRGPRIAYRYMKRNFNAAESGTLKDLLDLEAWHHTRCGMTDDHREAAKAFVEKREPVFRGR
- a CDS encoding response regulator, encoding MARDVDAQVLVVDDRDYLRQILVAVLEDFGYPAAGFASASAALERLPALRPQLILLDLQMPGMDGCEFLRRLRANPAWNDLPVLIVSGVGEAVPPAGDRRALAVLPKPFDNDTLIARVRQMIGPAPTHPAGALRAPTARATPS
- a CDS encoding mandelate racemase/muconate lactonizing enzyme family protein codes for the protein MRIVDVKAYPTSFPVPPGASVTLGIGRAVKRDAVVVKVVTDDGLAGWAESHHGRSPGAVAHHLNTTLRQLVLGLDAADVIGVWTRIYQMQLGSHGLGAATAIAMSGLDMALWDIRGQATGWPLYRLLGGAARAIPAYAGGVSLGWQEPEALVEEARGLVAAGYRAVKLRVGDSPARDLARVAAVRKAFGDELTILVDANTGYRLADARQVMPGLEAQGVGWLEEPFPAHDHRSYAMAATFGRVPLAAGENHYTRFEFTRVIEDRVISILQPDLSKTGGLTEALRIAALASAWKLSINPHTSMTGLNMAASIHFLAAIDNGGYFEGDVSKGNLFRDELVSPAPYQIGPDGCVRPLEAPGIGLEVDEAFLAAHPVIEGPGYI
- a CDS encoding tetratricopeptide repeat protein — translated: MSDAEDRERAIELWREAYRRQMDGDLEGAVELYRRSIAMYPTAEAHTFLGWTYSFQGRLEEATAECLKAIEADPDFGNPYNDIGVYLMQQGKLDEAVPWLEKAKLAARYEPRQFPYMNLGRIYIKLGRWPDALREFEGAVRVAPEDAEAYKALHGLLARLNGHHVRSEGPVRGGH
- a CDS encoding alpha/beta fold hydrolase, with product MRPPRIAIPLSPRDFNLRVEDVAIRTADGLTLAAWLAPRPGAPAVILLHGYPAEKADLLPLAATLHARFTVLLVDLRYFGRSEGRVTTLGFRERGDLRRAVDLLHARGLAPVGVFGFSLGGAVAILAAAEDPRIRAVAAYAAFADLKTLGREVYAHFLFLKEPLVELMLLWGRLFLGADITRPSPAAAAARLGIPVLIVHSRQDEQIPFAHAQRLRQALAGNPGAEFELMDRGRHGELGPHFERRITDFFLSHLK